The segment TGACCAAACTTCGCTTAGCCGAACACCAACTCAATAAAGACATAAAAGACCTTTACGAGCGCACTGGCAAGGACGAATCAGCCAAAATTTATGAAAGTAGAATCGAAAATTCGCCGATGAACAGCACCGAGATTATCAAACCGCAATCCCCATGGTATCGCGCGATATTTGAGTAGGAAATTTCTAATGCAGTTATCACAAAATAAAAAATTTCCCACAGATTTGCCAATTTTGGTCGAGGACGAGCTGTTTTTATACCCGTTTATGATAACTCCGCTTTTCATAAGCGATGAAAAAAACAAAAGAGCCATCGATCTTGCCATAAAAAATGAATCCATGATAATGGTAGTAAGCTCGACGCCCGAATTTAACGGCGACAGAAGCTTCGGCGGGATTTATCATATCGGCGTAATCGGCACTATCATGCGCACAGTGCCACTTCCTGATGGCAGGGTTAAAATTTTATTCCAAGGCTCTGCAAAGGGCAAAATTCTGCACGAAATTTCGCAAAACCCGCTATTTGCCACTATCGGTATCGTCCATGACGAGCGAGGCGACGAAGCGAAAATCGACGCATCAATCAATGTTTTAAAAGAAAGAGTCAAAGCCCTAAGTAGCCTAACGCACTTTTTCCCAAACGATCTGCTTAAAACTATCGAGGAAAACACAGACGCATCGCGAATTTGCGATTTAACACTAAGCGCGCTCAGAGTCAAAAAAGAGATAGCGTATTCGTTTTTTTCGCAGTTAAATTTAGAAAAAAGAATTTTCGATCTCATAGCCTACATTGCCGATGAAATCGAATCTTATCGCCTCGAAAAAGAGATCAAAAGCAAAGTTCATAGCAAAATCGATCAAACCAACAAAGAATATTTTTTAAAAGAGCAGTTAAAACAGATCCAAAAAGAGCTTGGCTCAGATAGCGACAGAGAGGTCGAAATCGAAGAATACAGAAAAAAGCTAGACCTAAAAAAGCCATTTATCAGCGATGAAGCCTACAAAGAGATAAAAAAGCAAATCGACAAATTTGCACGCCTTCACCCAGACAGCGCAGACGCAGGGCTTTCGCAAAGCTATCTAGACTGGGTTTTGGAAATCCCATTTGAGCAAATGGCAAAGGAAAAACTCTCAATCCAAAGCGTAAGCAAACAGCTAAACAAAGACCATTATTCCCTAGAAAAGCCAAAAGAGCGTATCGAAGAGTATTTCGCGCTAAAAGAGCTTTTAGAGCTTCGCGGAAGCGTGGATAAAGAGGGCAAACGCGTGAATAATGGCGCGATTTTGTGCTTTTACGGACCTCCTGGCGTGGGCAAAACCAGCCTAGCAAACTCAATCGCAACTGCGCTAAAACGCAAATTAATTCGTATCGCGCTTGGCGGATTAGAAGATGTCAATGAGCTTCGTGGCCACCGTCGCACCTATGTAGGCGCCATGCCAGGGCGTTTGGTGCAGGGTTTAATCAGCGCAAAACAGATGAATCCTGTCGTCGTGCTAGATGAAATCGACAAGGTATCCACCTCATATAAAGGCGATCCGACCGCTGTTTTACTCGAAATTTTAGATCCAGAGCAAAATTCAGCATTTAGGGATTATTACCTAAATTTCGATATTGATTTAAGCAAGATTATTTTTATCGCTACAGCGAACGATATTTCCCAAATACCTGCCCCACTTCGCGACAGAATGGAGTTTATCGGGCTTAGCTCATACACCCCGCAAGAGAAATTTCAAATCGCAAAAAACTATCTAATCCCGCAGGAATTAGAGCGACACGGGCTCAAACCAGCCGATATCAGCTTTCACTCTACTGCGCTTGAAAAAATCATCGCCGAATACACCAGAGAGTCAGGCGTGCGTAACCTGCGCCGCCAAATCGCTGCGATTTGCCGTAAAATCGCCGTTAGAATTCTAAAAGATAGTGAATTTAAAAAACTTGCCATAACAACCAAAAATTTAGAAGAATTTTTGGATAAAAAGGTTTTTGAAATCGACGCCGTGAAAAAAACGAACCAAATCGGCATTGTAAATGGCCTAGCTTGGACAAGCGTGGGCGGTGATGTTCTAAAAATCGAAGCGATTAAAATCAAGGGCAAGGGTGCGATGACGATTACCGGTCAGCTTGGCGATGTGATGAAGGAATCCGCTCAAATCGCATTTAGCGTGGTAAAAGTCCTAATCGATAATGGAAAATTAAAATTTGAAAAAAGCGCAAATTTGACGAAAGATGAGCAAATTTATAACAAATTTGACCTGCATATCCATGTCCCAGAGGGCGCTACGCCAAAAGACGGCCCAAGTGCTGGAATCACGCTAGCAACGGCGATTGCGTCGATTTTAAGCGAGAAAAAGGTGCGCTTCGATGTGGCGATGACTGGCGAGATTACGCTAAGTGGGGCTGTGCTTGCAATCGGCGGATTAAAGGAAAAATTAATCGCTGCGCACAAGGCCAAAATCACCCACGCCCTAATCCCGCGCAAAAATTTCGAGCGCGATTTGGACGAGATTCCAGATGAAGTCAAAAACGCCATGCAAATCACGCCAGTCGATCACATAGAAGATGTGCTAAAAATCGCATTGGTCTAAATTTAGCCTTTTAAGGGAGATGAAATGATAAGCAAAACTAGAAAAACGAAAGAAACCGACATAAGCTTAGAGCTTGAAATTTACGGCTCAGGCAAGGCTGAGATTAGCACAGGAATTGGCTTTTTCGACCACATGCTAACAGCACTTTGCAAACACTCATTAATGGATATAAAACTCGTTTGCAAGGGCGATTTGGAAGTGGATTTTCACCACAGCGTCGAAGACTGCGGAATCGTTCTGGGTGAAGCGATAAAAGAAGCGATTTATCCGATAAAAAATGTCGAGCGATACGGCGATAGTGTGGTTGTTATGGATGAAGCGGCGACTAGCTGTGCTTTGGATTTATCAAACCGAGCATTTTTGGTTTATGAAGGCTTAAAAACCGGCAAAATCGGCGAATTTGACGCTGAGTTAATCGCTGAGTTTTTCAGAGCTCTTGCATTTAATGCAAATATTACGCTCCACTTAATAAATTTGCGTGGCGAAAACGCTCATCACATAGCAGAAGCGTCGTTTAAAGCATTTGCAGTCGCATTTAGACGAGCAGTGGCTAAAAACCCACGCACAGGAACTCCAAGCACAAAAGGCGTATTGTAGCGTATGGATACATTACTTTGGCTTTTTGAATTTTTTTGGATACTTTCGTATTCTTTATTTATCCCAATTAGTATAACAATAGTTTTGTTAATCATTTCATTATATGGTTTTATTGAGCTAAAAAGAAGCGATAAAGAAAATTCGGATTATAAAAATTTGAAAAAAGTAGTCTTAAAATTTGCCATTATAACCTGCATTTGTGCAGTTATTACAATTGATTTATATATCACAAATTTAATACTCCAAGAGCCAATTTTTCATATGTAAATTTAGGAAAGTTTTAAAATGGGCGATTTATTTTTTACAATACTTTTATGGGGAATTCCGATTTTATTGCTTGTCGGAGTTAGAATTGTCGATAAAAAAATTAGAACCTATCTTAATACAAGAGGTGGCTCAAAACTTACCAACACATTGATTTATATAATTTTATCTCTTGTAATTGTAGCGATTGTCCTTATTTCTTCTTTTGTGGTGTTTATGATTTTAATGTCATTGCCCGGTGCTACAATGTAAGGAAAAATTATGAGTGATGAAAAATTTTATAAAATAATCCTTGTGATTTGCGTTATTTGGGCATTTAGCGTGGCTGGATTAGTTGCTTATACTTTTGATTTGCAAAGCAAATGTTCTATCATTTCGTATATCGCAAACGGGAAATAAGCCGTGAAAAAATCTCAAATTTTAACAATCATTTCGCTTATTTTTGCGTTTTTGGCGTTTGATTTGGCATTTTATCATGGCATTACCAAACGCTACAAAAACTCCACAAACCCCGAAATGCAGGCAAAATCAATCAAAATTAGCAAATTTTTGCCATTTGATGAAAATTCGCAAATTTACAAAACAAAGGCAAATTTAAATTTGCAAGGCGACTTGCCCGTTATCGACGGAGCGGCGGCACTTTTTCCTGTATTTTCAGCTTTTGTAAATGCGATTTATCCAAAAGATGGCGTAGAATTTGACGGCGAAAATTTCAGCGAAAAAAGCAAACTTCGCTATACAAACACTCGCGGTGCTTACAAGGCTGTGGTTGATAAAAAAGCAGATTTGATTTTTGTCGCAAAGCCCTCAAATTCGCAACTACAATATGCCAAAGAAAATGGCGTGGATTTAGAATTCGTGCCAATCGGGCTTGAAGCCTTTGTTTTTATTGTCCATAAAAATAATCCCGTATCAAATTTAAGCACCGCTCAAATCAAGGAAATTTATAGCGGAAAAATCACAAAATGGTCGCAAATAGGCGGGGCAAATTTATACATTGATGCTGTGCAACGAAATGAAGGCAGTGGCTCGCAAAGTGCGATGGTAGCGTTTATGAAAGATGAAAAAATGAAGCGAAACACACTTGGATTTTTTGGCTCAGCCATTGGCTTTTCGTTTCGTTACTATGTCGAAACTCTCGTCGCAAACGGCAAGGTTAAAATGCTAAGCCTAAACGGCGTGTATCCAAACAAGGAAAATATCAAAAACCGCTCGTATCCGATAATAGGCGAAATTTATGCTGTGTATGATAAAAATAACAAAAACGAAAATATCGCCAAAATTTTAGAGTGGATTTTAAGCAACCAAGGGCAAGAAATCATCGAGCAAAGCGGATATGTGGGGATAAAATTTTAAATTTTGCTAATCCCTCACCACGCTAAATCTTCCGCCGCCGCAGGCTAGCAGGCAAAGTGAAATTCCGATATAAAGGTATAAAATTTCAGCTTCAAATCCGCCGTGTTTTGATAATGCCAAAAAATCAGGGTGCGCTAGATAAAATATCACACCGCACAGCCCAAGCACGATGAGCGCGCCCACGCGGGTGAAAAATCCGATGATTATCATCACGGGTGCGACGATTTCGCCCAAATACACGCCATACGCGATAAACTCAGGCAATCCCTTTGCGCCAAGCATGCCCTTTATACCGCCCACGCCGTTCATTATCTTTGCCACGCCGTGCATAAAAAGGCAAACTCCAAGCGTCAAACGAAGCATTAATAATCCGAAATTTGGAAATGATTTAGGCATAGATAATCCTTTTTATGGCGAAATTTTAAAATTTTAAAATTTGGCAAAATTCAAGAATTCTAAAATTTTAAAATTTAAAAAAGGGGCGAAATTTCGCCCCCAAATGCTATTTTTTAAGCTTGACTTCTTTGTCTTTGTATAGACCAGTTCCGACTGGGATTATGTGACCTAAAATGATATTTTCCTTCAAGTCCTCTAATCTATCAAATTTTGCCGCGATACTTGCCTCGGTTAGAACCTTGGTAGTCTCTTGGAAGGAAGCAGCTGAAATCACGCTATCGCTTCCAACAGCCGCTCTTGTGATACCCAGAAGCACCGGCTCAGCGATTGCTGGCTCGCCACCCATTTTCATAATGCGCTCATTTTCTTCTTTAAACCTGCGGCGGCTGATTAAATCGCCGATGATTAGCTTAGTATCGCCACTATCTATGATGCGGACTTGGCGAAGCATTTGAGATACGATAATTTCGATATGTTTATCGTTAATCGCAACGCCTTGTGAGCGATAGACTTGTTGAACTTCGCTAACTAGGTAGTAATGAAGCGCCTTTTCGCCTAAAATTCTAAGCACATCGTGTGAGCTAATAGAGCCGTCAGTTAGCCTTTCGCCAGCATGGACAAACTCGCCGTTTCGAACCTGAATTTGGCGAGATTTATCGATTAGATACTCGGCCACAGTGCCGTCCTCACCCTCGATGATTACGCGCTCTTTTGAGCTCATAGGTTTGCCAAATCTCACAGTTCCGTCGATATCAGCGATGATAGCGGTATTTTTAGATTTGCGCGCTTCGAAAAGCTCAGAAACGCGAGGCAAACCACCTGTGATATCTTTCGATTTCGCAGCGGCTTTTGGCGTCCTAGCTAGGATATCAGCAATCGCTACCTCATCTCCGCTAGTTGCAAGAATTTGAGTTTTTGGTCCGATATTGTATTTCATCGGCTCGCCCTTGCTAGGAGTGATTACGATAGCTGGTTTTACGCCTTGCGGTAAATACTCATTAATCACCAAACTACTATGTCCTGTCGCTTCATCGTATTGCTCAGTAGCAGTGTAACCCGGCTCGATATCCTCGTAGCTAACCACACCAGCGCACTCAGCTACCACAGGGGTAGTATATGGATCCCATTGAGCGATTACGGTGTTTTCTTCTTTTTTAGGTTTTGCGATGATATCATCAAATTTAACCTTGCTATTATCGTTAAATACAAGCACAGATTCGCGTGGAATATAGTGTCTGATAGCCTCTCTGCCGTTTTCATCAGAGATTACAGCATACATACCTTTTTCGGTTACGATATTTCCCTTTTTGATATCTTTTAGACGCTCTAAATAATCGCCTTTTAAGATGAAATATTTGATCTCGCCAACTGCGCCTGATTTGATTTTTTGAGTTACAGGCTCGCCGTCTTGGACGCAAATTTCACTAGCAAACGGCACGCGAGCTGGGATATTCCAGTCTGTTTTGATAATTTCGACCAAACTCTCGTTTTCTTCGATATTATCGCCGTCTTTGCAAACGATATAATATTTGCCCTCGACCTTACCGCTAACACCAGCTAGCTCGTTTGGTTTAGCCAAATCGTGGCGGCGGATATTGTATTTGACCTCATCTTTTTTGCTTTTTACAGAGATATTGACATCATCGTGAGTTACTTCTATGCTTACCTTACCGCTAAATGGAGCTTTGATTTTTGGTTCGACCAAAAGCACAGCCGCATTTCGGCGGTTCATTACGATATTTTTGCCATTGTTTTCATAAGTTTTGACATTGTAATATCTGATATAACCCTCATCGCTAGCGATAACCTTATCTGCTTGTTGATCAGTAGCAGCCGTTCCACCTGCGTGGAAAGTTCTTAGCGTTAGTTGCGTTCCTGGCTCACCGATTGATTGAGCTGAGATGATACCGACAGCCTCGCCTGGTTTTACCAGTTTGCCCTCGCCCAAATTTACGCCATAGCATTTAGCGCAAACGCCCTTGTGAGCCTTACAAGTAATCGGAGTTCTAATGCTGACTGATTTAATTCCAGCATCTACGATAGTGCGAACCTCTTTTTCGCCAAGAAGTGTGCCCTCAGTAAATAAAATTTCATTTGAAACTGGATCAATCACATCTGCACTTAGCACGCGACCCAAAATTCTATCGGCTAAATTCTCGACCAAAGTTCCGTTTTCGACGATTTCAGTTACTTCGATACCCTCGTGTGTGCCACAATCATGGATTGTAACGCGAACATTTTGAGCGACATCGATTAGCTTACGAGTAAGGTAACCAGCATTTGCCGTTTTAAGCGCAGTATCGGCTAGACCCTTTCTCGCACCGTGGGTTGAGATAAAGTATTCGTTCGCATCTAGTCCCTCGCGGAAATTTGATGTAATCGGGGTCTCGATAATCGAACCATCTGGCTTAGACATCAAACCACGCATACCAGCTAATTGGCGAATTTGCTCTGAACTACCACGAGCGCCACTATCAGCCATCATATAGATTGAGTTAAAGCCGTCTTTGTCGTTTTTCATCAAATCCATCATCTCATCTGCTAGTTTTTTAGTCGTGCTTGTCCAAATTTGAATCGTTTTATTGTATCTCTCGCCCTCAGTTAGCAAACCACCAGAGTATTGGTTTTGGACTTCGCGGACTTGATTTTTCGCGTCCTCAATCAAATTTGACTTAGAATTTGGCACGATGATATCTGAAACAGCGATTGAAATTCCAGCTTTTGTCGCTGACTCAAAACCTAAATTTTTAAGGTTATCTAGGAATTCAGCACTTACTTCCAAACCGCCATTTTTATAGACATAATCGACTAGTTCTGCGATATCTTTTTTCTTTAATTTTTTATTCCACAATGTATCTGGGATAAAATCAGGCAAGATCGATTTGATGACCAATCTACCAGCTGTCGTAAATATAATGCGACCATCGACCATAGTTTTGATTTTAGCGTGGATATCGAGAGAATTCGCCTCCACAGCGACCATGACCTCATCGACATTGGCAAAAATTTTGTTTGTGCCTTTTGCGCCAGCTTTTTCAAGGCTAAGATAATAAATTCCCAAAACCATATCTTGCGAAGGCACAGCCACAGGCTTACCGCTAGCTGGAAGCAAGATATTCATAGAACTTAGCATTAAAATTTTGCACTCTGCGATTGCCTCTTGGCTTAGTGGGACATGCACAGCCATTTGGTCGCCGTCAAAGTCAGCGTTGAAAGCCGCACAAACAAGCGGGTGCAAACGAATAGCCTTACCCTCGATTAGGACTGGGTGGAAGGCTTGGATTGACATTTTGTGAAGTGTCGGCGCACGGTTTAGCATGACAGGGTGGCCTTTAACGACCTCTTCTAGGCACTCCCAAACCTCATTTACCTTGCCCTCAATCATTTTTTTGGCTTGTTTTACGGTTGTTGCGTAGCCTTTTTCTTGAAGTCTAGCTATCAAATGTGGTTTAAATAGCTCTAATGCCATAGTTTTTGGCAGACCACATTGATCCATACGCAAATTTGGACCTACGACGATAACTGAACGACCTGAGAAATCGACGCGTTTTCCAAGCAAATTTTGTCTGAAACGGCCTTGTTTTCCTTTGATAATCTCACTTAGAGATTTTAGTGGGCGTTTGTTTGCGCCTTTTACGGCGTTTGCCTTTCTGCCGTTATCAAATAGCGCATCGACAGCTTCTTGGAGCATGCGTTTTTCGTTGCGAATAATAATCTCTGGCGCGTCAAGCTCCAAAAGTTTTTTAAGGCGAGTGTTGCGATTGATAACTCTGCGGTATAAATCATTGACATCTGAAACCGCAAATTTACCGCCGTCAAGGCTAACTAGCGGTCTTAAATCCGCTGGTAGAACTGGTAAATTTGTAATCATCATCCACTCTGGTTTGTTGCCAGAATTTAAAAAGCTCTCTACGACTTTTAGGCGTTTGATTATATTTTTTTTCTTTAATTCTGAATTTGTGCTAGCCATTTCCTCTTTCAAATTTGAAAGAATTTCGACCAAATCAAGATCTGCTAGCATATCTCTGATAACTTCACCACCCATTTTAGCCACAAAACCAGTTTGCTCAAATCTCTCGCGCAAACTTTGGTATTGCTCTTCGTTTAAAACATCGTATTTTTCGACTTTTTTAGTGTTTTCGTTATCATAATACGCACTACCAGCGCTCTCTACGATATATGCTTCGTAGTAAAGCACGCGCTCTAAATCTTTCATTTTGATATTCAAAAGCGTGCCGATACGGCTAGGGAGCGAATTTACATACCAAATGTGCGCTACTGGGGTAACTAGCTCGATATGTCCCATGCGTGTGCGGCGAACCTTCGAACTAGTGATTTCTACGCCACATTTTTCGCATTTCCAGCCTTTGTAGCGCATTTTTTTGTATTTTCCACAAATGCACTCATAATCCCTTACTGGACCAAAAATTTTAGCGCAAAACAAGCCGTCTCGTTCAGGTTTTAGCGTGCGATAGTTGATAGTTTCTGGCTTTTTAACCTCGCCGTGGCTCCAATTTTTGATTTGCTCAGGGCTAGCAAGTCTTATGGCAAATACATCAAAATCTTGAACTCTACCGTCTTCTTTAATTTCAATTTTTTCTAAGCTATTGTTTTCGCTCATTTCTTTTCCCCGTTTCCGTAAATTTCAACATCCAAAGCAAGTGATTTAAGCTCGTTTGTTAAAACAAAAAATGTCTCAGGAATTCCTGTTGTTGGAACATTTTCGCCTCTGGTAAGTGCTTTATACGCCGCCAAACGACCATCGACATCGTCTGATTTGACGGTTAGCATTTCGCGCAAGGTATATGCCGCGCCATAAGCTTCAAGCGCCCAAACTTCCATTTCTCCAAATCTTTGACCACCAAATAGCGCTTTACCGCCGACTGGTTGCTGTGTAACAAGGCTGTAAGGGCCTGTGCTTCTAGCATGGACTTTTTCATCGACAAGGTGGTGGAGTTTGAGATAATACATACAACCCACATTTACGCGCTCTTTAATCTTTTCGCCCGTGCGTCCGTCATAAAGCTCGGTTTTGCCATCAGCGTCGATTTTCGCCATTTCAAATAGTTTCGCAAAATCCTCAGGCACGATTCCCTCAAAAATCGGAGCTGCAAATCTAACGCCCTTGCTCCAATCTCTGGCATATTTCAAAAGCTCTTCATCGCTGATTTTTTCTAGCGTTTTCTTAGCGTCCATAAGCTTAGAAACATTTGCGATATCAATCATTTTAGCGCGAAGTTCTTTTAACCACTCGCCAGTTTTTTGCTCTAAAATTTCAGCGATTTGCTCGCCCAAACGCCAGCCTACTAAACCTAAATGGCTCTCCATGATTTGACCGATATTCATACGGCTTGGAACGCCTAGCGGATTTAGGACGATATCTACTCTTTGACCATTTGGAAGGTATGGCATATCGACCTCTGGGACAATATTTGAGACAATACCTTTGTTTCCGTGGCGTCCAGCCATTTTGTCGCCGACTTTTAGTTTGCGTTTAGTTGCGACATAGACTTTGACTAGTTTTACTACGCCACTTGGCAAGATATCATCTTTTTCCAAAATTTCGATTTTTTCATCATGCTCTTCTTTAAGCTTTCGTTTTTCATTTTGGAAGTGGTTTTTCAAATCCTCATACTCTTTTTGAATTTTTTTAGAGTAACCTTTGATAAACGAATTTAGCGTAAAGCGGTTTGAACTTTCAAGCTCTTCTTTGCTAACGATATCGCCTTTTTTATACTCTTTTTTGTTTAGGCTTTGTGCGCTTTCTAGCTTGCTTTTTGATAGCAAGGCTACGACTTTTAGCATTTCTTCGCGGTCCAGCATCAAAAGTCTATCGTGGTGCTCGCGCTCTAACTCTGTCTTTTCGTCCTCATAAGCTTTGTTTGTTCTAGGATCTTTTTCATAGCCTTTTTTAGTGAAAATTTTGACATCGATTACCACACCTTCCATAGAAGCTGTCGCATAGAGTGATTTATTTACCACATGTCCTGCTTTTTCGCCAAAAATCGCCCTTAAAAGTCTTTCCTCTGGGGTTGGTTTAACTTCGCCCTTTGGAGTTACTTTTCCTACCAAAATCATACCAGGTTTGACATGGGTTCCGATTTTGATAATTCCACTCTCATCAAGGTGAGAAAGCTCTTCTTCCTTGATATTTGGGATATCTCTGGTGATCTCTTCTACGCCGTCTTTTAGCTCTCTGGCTTCAATCTCTTTCTCATAAATATGCACGCTTGTGTATTCATCAGCGCGAATCATCTTCTCGCTCATTACGACGGCATCCTCGTAGTTATAACCATGCCATGGCATAAACGCGATTAGAGCATTTTTACCGATAGCTAGCTCGCCACCGTCCATGCTAGGACCATCTGCGATGATTTGTCCCTCTTTGACACTATCACCTTTGCGCACAATTGGGTGCTGAGAAAATGTAGTGTTTTGGTTAGTGCGTAAATTTTTCTCCATTGAGTAGTGATCGATAAACGGACCTTTTTCATCTTCGCCTAAGATAAAGATATTTTTATTATCTACTTTTTCGACCACGCCGGCTCTTTTGGCTTTAATCGCTTCCCAAGAATCCCTTGCGATTGTAGCTTCCATACCTGTGCCTACAATCGGAGCAGTTGCGTATAGAAGTGGAACTGCTTGGCGTTGCATGTTTGAACCCATTAGCGCGCGGTTGGCGTCATCGTGCTCCAAAAATGGAATAAGTGAAGCAGCCACACCAGCAATCATACCAGAGCAAAGGTCGATTAGAGTGATATCCTCGCGTCTAGCCATGAGGTTTTCGCCGTCTTTTCTAGCTTCTAGCATTTCCTCGATAATCGCGCCGTTTTCGTCTAATTTAGCAGAAGCAGGAGCGATTACATGGCCCTCTTCTTGTGTAGCAGTTAGATAAACGATTTCGTCTGTTACCTTGCCATCGACGACCTTTTTATAAGGAGCTTCGACAAAGCCTAAATCATTTACTTTTGCATAAGTTGCAAGGGTATTGATAAGACCGATGTTTTGACCCTCTGGGGTTTCGATTGGACAAATTCTACCATAGTGAGTCGGATGGACATCGCGCACCTCAAATCCAGCGCGCTCTTTAACCAAACCGCCCTCGCCAAGAGCAGATAAACGACGCTTGTGAGTAACCTCGCTAAGTGGGTTTGTCTGATCCATAAATTGGCTCAACTGACCGCCTGTGAAGAATTCCATAAGTGTAGTTGTGATGATTTTTGGATTGACAAAATCATAAGGCATAAGCTCATCGATATTTCCGCTAATGCTTGCAAATTTATCTTTTATAGCTTTTTGAACCTTGATAAATCCAAGGTGCATTTCACTAGCCAAAAGCTCGCCGATAGAGCGAATTCTACGATTGCCTAGATTATCTCTATCATCGATAAAGCCTTCGCCATTTTTAACTTTTATCAAATATTTTGCTGTTTTTATAATGTCTTCGTTAGTTAGCACCGTTACATACTCTGGTGTTTCGTTGCCAAGCTTGTGGTTCATTTTCATACGGCCGACTTTTGTGAGGTCGTATCTTTCAGGGTTGAAAAACAGATCATTTACAAACGATCTTGCAGTCTCTTTAACCACTGGCTCGCCAGGGCGCATAACTTTATAAATTCTAATAGCTGCTAAATCGTTTTCGTCATCAACGCCTTCACTTTGTTGTAAAATTTTAAGAGCTTCACTATCTTGGGCAAATGAGTTGATGATAGAGGCATCGACACCACTAGCTAGGTCGTTTGCGATTGTAAATTTTTTCTGTGAATTTGCAATAGCGACTAGTTTGGTTTCATCTAACGCAGCAAGTGAATCATATATAACTTCGCCACTATCTTTATCAAAAATCGCGTCTGCTAAGTGGCGCTCTGCTAAAATTTCAGCTGGGTATTCTATAAGCTTCAACCCCTCTTCTGCTAATTTTTCAGCTTTTTTTAGAGT is part of the Campylobacter sp. VBCF_01 NA2 genome and harbors:
- the rpoC gene encoding DNA-directed RNA polymerase subunit beta', encoding MSENNSLEKIEIKEDGRVQDFDVFAIRLASPEQIKNWSHGEVKKPETINYRTLKPERDGLFCAKIFGPVRDYECICGKYKKMRYKGWKCEKCGVEITSSKVRRTRMGHIELVTPVAHIWYVNSLPSRIGTLLNIKMKDLERVLYYEAYIVESAGSAYYDNENTKKVEKYDVLNEEQYQSLRERFEQTGFVAKMGGEVIRDMLADLDLVEILSNLKEEMASTNSELKKKNIIKRLKVVESFLNSGNKPEWMMITNLPVLPADLRPLVSLDGGKFAVSDVNDLYRRVINRNTRLKKLLELDAPEIIIRNEKRMLQEAVDALFDNGRKANAVKGANKRPLKSLSEIIKGKQGRFRQNLLGKRVDFSGRSVIVVGPNLRMDQCGLPKTMALELFKPHLIARLQEKGYATTVKQAKKMIEGKVNEVWECLEEVVKGHPVMLNRAPTLHKMSIQAFHPVLIEGKAIRLHPLVCAAFNADFDGDQMAVHVPLSQEAIAECKILMLSSMNILLPASGKPVAVPSQDMVLGIYYLSLEKAGAKGTNKIFANVDEVMVAVEANSLDIHAKIKTMVDGRIIFTTAGRLVIKSILPDFIPDTLWNKKLKKKDIAELVDYVYKNGGLEVSAEFLDNLKNLGFESATKAGISIAVSDIIVPNSKSNLIEDAKNQVREVQNQYSGGLLTEGERYNKTIQIWTSTTKKLADEMMDLMKNDKDGFNSIYMMADSGARGSSEQIRQLAGMRGLMSKPDGSIIETPITSNFREGLDANEYFISTHGARKGLADTALKTANAGYLTRKLIDVAQNVRVTIHDCGTHEGIEVTEIVENGTLVENLADRILGRVLSADVIDPVSNEILFTEGTLLGEKEVRTIVDAGIKSVSIRTPITCKAHKGVCAKCYGVNLGEGKLVKPGEAVGIISAQSIGEPGTQLTLRTFHAGGTAATDQQADKVIASDEGYIRYYNVKTYENNGKNIVMNRRNAAVLLVEPKIKAPFSGKVSIEVTHDDVNISVKSKKDEVKYNIRRHDLAKPNELAGVSGKVEGKYYIVCKDGDNIEENESLVEIIKTDWNIPARVPFASEICVQDGEPVTQKIKSGAVGEIKYFILKGDYLERLKDIKKGNIVTEKGMYAVISDENGREAIRHYIPRESVLVFNDNSKVKFDDIIAKPKKEENTVIAQWDPYTTPVVAECAGVVSYEDIEPGYTATEQYDEATGHSSLVINEYLPQGVKPAIVITPSKGEPMKYNIGPKTQILATSGDEVAIADILARTPKAAAKSKDITGGLPRVSELFEARKSKNTAIIADIDGTVRFGKPMSSKERVIIEGEDGTVAEYLIDKSRQIQVRNGEFVHAGERLTDGSISSHDVLRILGEKALHYYLVSEVQQVYRSQGVAINDKHIEIIVSQMLRQVRIIDSGDTKLIIGDLISRRRFKEENERIMKMGGEPAIAEPVLLGITRAAVGSDSVISAASFQETTKVLTEASIAAKFDRLEDLKENIILGHIIPVGTGLYKDKEVKLKK
- the rpoB gene encoding DNA-directed RNA polymerase subunit beta, giving the protein MLNSLYSGNRLRVDFSKVPKDIEIPNLLQLQKKSFDHFLNLDNSNADSGIEKVFRAIFPIHDAQNRLSIEYVSSELSKPKYSIRECMERGLTYSVNLKMKIRLIVHERDDKTGEKIGVKDIKEQDIYIRDIPLITDRISFIINGVERVVVNQLHRSPGVIFKEEESPTVLNKLIYTAQIIPDRGNWLYFEYDAKDVLYVRINKRRKVPITILFRALGYKKQDIIKLFYPIKTIYVKKGKFLTDFDPKEYAGRLDYDIINEKGEVLHQASKRLTLKKAEKLAEEGLKLIEYPAEILAERHLADAIFDKDSGEVIYDSLAALDETKLVAIANSQKKFTIANDLASGVDASIINSFAQDSEALKILQQSEGVDDENDLAAIRIYKVMRPGEPVVKETARSFVNDLFFNPERYDLTKVGRMKMNHKLGNETPEYVTVLTNEDIIKTAKYLIKVKNGEGFIDDRDNLGNRRIRSIGELLASEMHLGFIKVQKAIKDKFASISGNIDELMPYDFVNPKIITTTLMEFFTGGQLSQFMDQTNPLSEVTHKRRLSALGEGGLVKERAGFEVRDVHPTHYGRICPIETPEGQNIGLINTLATYAKVNDLGFVEAPYKKVVDGKVTDEIVYLTATQEEGHVIAPASAKLDENGAIIEEMLEARKDGENLMARREDITLIDLCSGMIAGVAASLIPFLEHDDANRALMGSNMQRQAVPLLYATAPIVGTGMEATIARDSWEAIKAKRAGVVEKVDNKNIFILGEDEKGPFIDHYSMEKNLRTNQNTTFSQHPIVRKGDSVKEGQIIADGPSMDGGELAIGKNALIAFMPWHGYNYEDAVVMSEKMIRADEYTSVHIYEKEIEARELKDGVEEITRDIPNIKEEELSHLDESGIIKIGTHVKPGMILVGKVTPKGEVKPTPEERLLRAIFGEKAGHVVNKSLYATASMEGVVIDVKIFTKKGYEKDPRTNKAYEDEKTELEREHHDRLLMLDREEMLKVVALLSKSKLESAQSLNKKEYKKGDIVSKEELESSNRFTLNSFIKGYSKKIQKEYEDLKNHFQNEKRKLKEEHDEKIEILEKDDILPSGVVKLVKVYVATKRKLKVGDKMAGRHGNKGIVSNIVPEVDMPYLPNGQRVDIVLNPLGVPSRMNIGQIMESHLGLVGWRLGEQIAEILEQKTGEWLKELRAKMIDIANVSKLMDAKKTLEKISDEELLKYARDWSKGVRFAAPIFEGIVPEDFAKLFEMAKIDADGKTELYDGRTGEKIKERVNVGCMYYLKLHHLVDEKVHARSTGPYSLVTQQPVGGKALFGGQRFGEMEVWALEAYGAAYTLREMLTVKSDDVDGRLAAYKALTRGENVPTTGIPETFFVLTNELKSLALDVEIYGNGEKK